In Planctomycetota bacterium, the sequence ACGCCTACAAGAAGATCCCCTACATCATGTATCCGCCCGTGGCGATCCCCGAGCTCGTGGCCATCTGCGGCCGCGACGAGAAGGCGGTGGCGGAGGCCGCCCGCCGGTACGGCTACCAGGGCTATTACACCGACTGGCGCAAGATGCTCGAGGACGACCGCATCAAGCTCTTCGACAACGGCGGGCCCAACGACGCCCACGCGGAACCCTGCATCGAGGCGGCCAAGGCCGGCAAGCACGTCTTCTGCGAGAAGCCCCTCGCCCGCACGGCCGAGGAGGCCAAGACGATGCTCGACGCCGTCCGGAAGTACAAGGTCAAGCACCAGTGCGCCTTCAACTACCGGTTCGTTCCGGCCGTCCGGCAGGCCTACGAGCTCGTCCGGAGCGGAAAGCTCGGAAGGATCTACCACTACCGCGCCGTGTACCTCCAGGAGTGGATCATGCCCCACTACGGCACGCCGCTCATCTGGAGGCTCCAGAAGAAGGTCGCCGGCTCGGGCGCCCTGGGGGACCTCGGAGCCCACATCATCGACCTGGGCCGCTTCCTGGTGGGCGAGGTGAAGTCCGTCTCCGCCCTCACGCGGACCTTCATCGAAGAACGGCCCCTGCCCGGAGGCAAGGGAAAGGGCAAGGTGGACGTGGACGACGCCTTCGTCGCCGTCCTCGAGTTCGACAACGGCGCGATCGGCACCGTCGAGGCCACGCGCTTCGCCGCCGGCCGCAAGAACTTCAACTGCTTCGAGATCAACGGCGAGAAAGGCTCGATCCGATTCAACCTCGAACGCCTCAATGAACTCGAGGTCTTCTGGGTCGGCGAGGAGCCCAAGGAGACGCAGGGCTTCCACAGCGCCATGATCACGGAGGGCTACCACCCCTTCATCTCGAACTGGTGGCCTCACGGGCACATCATCGGGTGGGAGCACGCGATGGTGCACGAGATCCACCACCTCCTGGACGCGATCGTCAACAACAAGGACGTGGCCCCCCACGGGGCGACCTTCGAGGACGGCTATCGCTGCGCCGTGATTTGCGACGCGATCCTGGAATCGGCCGCGAAGCGCAAGCACGTGGACGTGAAGTATTAGAAGGGCCGGCGCCCGGGGCGGAGCCCGTCCTCCGCCCCGGGCTCGGCCGGAATTCCTCCCCTAAAGCGAAGCCTGGAAGTCGAGAAGGACCCCCCAGTCCTCCCCTTCGTCCGTCAGTCCGATCGGAATCCCCGCCCCGAACCGGAAGCCGCGCTCCACCCACCGATACTCGGCGGCGGGCACGAGGCTCGCCTGCACCGACTCGCCCACTTCGCGCTGGAGATTCAGCCCCGCCAGCAGGCTCAGATCCGGCCCCCACGGAGTCACCTCCACCGCGGCGTTGGCCCCGTAGACGGTCCGCCGGTCCTCTTCGGCGCGCGCGAAGATTTCGGCGTGCAGCGTCACCCCGTCGAACGTCCAGGCCGCCGCGGCGAAGGGAATGAAGGCGCTGTTGTCGCCTCCCAGCCCCCGGTCCTCGTCGCCCGTCGTCAGCGTGGCCCGCAGCCCCAACGCCAGGGGAAACGGAACAAGATCCGGCGAAACCGCCCCTTTGAGCTCGAGCACCACGTCCCCCAGGCCCGATTCCCGGTCCCCCGGGTCCGGATCCACGGCCAGAAACGGAACCTCGATCTCTCCCGTCAGCCAGTCCGTGATTCCGAAGGCGATCTCCCCCGAAAGCCGGGCGATGTCCAGCTCCTCGTCGTCGTCCAGCTCAAGCGCCCCGGAGAAGAACACCACATCGACTTCCGCCACGTCCGCCGGCAGCGTGTACGCGGTCTTCAGCCGCACGACCTCCAGCTCCTCCGGGCGGTTCCCGCCGCGGCCCGCGGGCGGTTCCTGCGGCGGCAACAGCCCGGCTACGGCCCAAAAGACGAAAAAGGTCATGGGAAACCCTCCCCTCAAACACCATAGAGCCGCAGAGCCGCCGGATGTTACGTTCCCCGGCCGAAGTAACATTCCCGCGCGCCCCGGCTCAACGCGGTGGAAGAACCGCCTTCGAGCCCCGACTCCCCGGGGAGGTGAAGCCATGAACGCGCGCAAAGCCCTGTTCCCCGCGCTGCTGCTCGGCCTGACCGCCTGCCGCGGCATGGGGATCTTCGGAACCGAAGCCGCGCCCCGCAACGGCGAGGCGCCCGCCAACGCCGCCGTCCGGCGCTACCCGCGCTCCACGGAGGACGTCTGGTCCGCGGTGGCCGCCGCGATGCAGTCGCTCGATCTGCGCATCGAAAGCGACCGGCACGACGCCCTGGGCGGCGAGCTTGTGGCCCGCCGGGCCAACGACGAGCGCGTTTCCGTGCGAGCCCGGAGCCTCGACGAAGCCAGCACGCAGGTGACCGTCAGCGTCGGCGCCGGCGACCGGAATCTCGCCGAGATCGTCCAGAACCACATCGGACGGCATCTCGGAGGGGCCGGCGTCGCCCGCACGGGATTCTTCGGAGGAAGCACCCTGGAGCGCTCCTACGACGCCAACGTGGCCAAGGCCGTCATCGCCGCCGAGCGGGCGGCCGAGGAACTGGGCCTCGAGATCACGCATCGCGACATCCGCGACGCCTCGGCCGAAGTCGTCGCGCGCAAGGCCGGAGTGGGCCCCGTGCTCGTCCGCGTCGAGACCGCCGCCCGGAACGGCGACGCCCGCCGCAACGGAGATCGCGCCGCCGACGCCGAACGCGGCCCCGTCCGGGTGACCTTCGTGGCCGGAACGCGCCGCAGCGAGGAGAACGAAGCGCTGCTTCAGGACCTGAGAACGTCCTTCGAGAGGTTCCTCCGCTGAGGCCGGAGGAGCCCCCCGTTCGGGGAGGGGCCGGAGATGAAACGTGCCGCCGTCGCCGCGCTGATCCTGGCGCTGGCCGCCTGCGCGACTCCGCCGGCCCCCGCGAGGCGCGTGGACATCGTCGTGCGCAACACGACGGATCGTCCGCTCGACATCCATGCCCGGGCGGGCCTCTTCGGCCGGAGCCTGCGCCTGGCTCCCGGCCAGAGCTGGCGCGGCTGGGCCCTCCGCGACGCCCTGATCCGGGAAATCTCGATCGAGATCGTCGAAAGCGCCCCCTCCTCCCCCGGCGAAAGCCGGTAGCGCGCCCTCCGGAAACCGTTATATACTCTGACGGTTTCACAAAGGGGAGGAGAACCCGATGATCGCCACGCTCCTGATGCTCGCCCTGTCCGCTGCTCGCCAGGCCGGAGACGAGGGATGGATTTCGCTTTTCAACGGCAAGGACCTCTCCGGCTGGAAGGTGAGCGAGAACCCCGCCTCGGCCCGGGTCGAGGACGGCTGTCTGGTCGTCAACGGCCCGCGCGCCCACTGCTTCTACGTGGGCGAGGTCCGGAACCACGACTTCAAGGACTTCGAGTTCAAATGCGAGGTTCTCGTCAAGCCCGGTTCCAACTCCGGCATCTATTTCCACACCGCCTGGCAGGAAAAGGGCTGGCCGGAGAAGGGCTTCGAGGCCCAGATCTGCTCGAACGACTACAAGGACCCCCGCAAGACCGGAAGCCTCTATGCGGTCAAGGATCTGACCGAATCCCCCGTCAAGGACGGCGAGTGGTTCGAATACCACATCCTCGTCAAGGGCCGCCGGGTCGAAATCCGCCTCAACGGCAAGACCGTCAACGAATGGGTCCAGCCCGACGACTACGCCCCCAAGCAGTTCAAAGGGCGGATTCTGAGCTCCGGAACCTTCGCCTTCCAGTGCCACGACCCCAAGAGCGAGGTGCGGTTCCGCAACATCCGCGTCAAGCCGCTGGATTGACGAACGCCCCGGGGCGCCGCCGCCGGATGTTGCACCCCCGCGAAACTTTTCCTATGCTGTTTCCGCGGGGGCGGAATGGGTAAGAGCATCGTCTACTGCGACGGGTGCGGAAAAAGTCTGCCCGAAGACGAGTTCACCCGCGGCAAGGCGCACTTCGTGGACGAGCGCCCGTTCTGCGTCTCCTGCAAGCCCCTTCCCGAACCTCCGCCGGCCCGGCCCCCGACCCCCTCTCCGCTTCCGAAGAAAATCGCCACCAGCCGTATCTCCATTCCCGCCGCCGGCACGCGGAGAATCCCTCTGCCTCCCCGGCCGGCCCGCCGGCCCGCCGCCCGGACGATCGGAATCGCCGCGGCCGCCGCCGTCGCCGGAGGGATGATCCTCGTCCTGGCTCTTTCCGGGGGATCCTCCCGCGCGACTCCGGCCCCGCCCCCGCCGGCCCGGGAGCCCGCGCCCCGCCCGCCCTCGCGCGACGAGGCCGCCCGCGCCGCCGTCGAGGAACTCGAGCGCCTCGCCGCCTCCGGAAGCCCCGATGAAATCCTCCTGGCCTGCGACCGCGTTCGGCGCACGGTGGAGGGCACCCGCTACGCCCCACGCCTGCGCCAAGTCGAGGAGAACGCCCTCCGCCGCCGCGCGGAGCGCCGCACGGACGCCGACCGGTTCCTCGGGCAGATCCGGGAGCTGATCCAGGCCGACCGCGAGTTCACACGCCAGGCCGAACTCGAAGGCATGATCGCCGCCGCCCTCCGAACGTGGCCCGATCGCCGTGGAGACATCGACCTTCTGCGCGCCGACTACGAACGCCGGCGCGCGGAGGCCGCCCGCCGCGCCTCCCTCGCGGGCCACTGGAAGTTCGACGACGGAGGCGGCGATACCGCGACCGACGCGTCCGACTACGCCCACCACGCCCGCGTCCTCGGCGGACCCCAATGGACCACCGGCCGAATCGGCGGAGCCCTGCGCTTCGACGGCAAAGACGACGTCGTCGTCCTGCCCGGCGCCGCCCCGCTCAACCGCCTCCAGGAAGGAAGCTTCACCCTGGCCGCCTGGTTCAAGGCGCTCTCCGAACCGACCGGCCCGGACGGCGACAACCGCTCCGCCTACGCGATCGTCGTCAAGCAGGGCTGGCATGAAGGCTTGAGCTACCGGCCCGGCCGCACGTTCTACGCCGAGCACTGGCTGGCGGGAGACGTTTGGGTCCAGACGTCGGCCTCCGCCCCCTCGTTCGTCCCCGGAGCGTTCTTCCATGTGGCCATGGTGGTGCGCCGGGAAACCGGACGCCTGGAGCTCTACGTGGACGGGATTCTTCGCGGCTCCGCCTCCTTCACCCCCGGAGCCCCGACCCGGGACTACGGCGCGACCCCCTGGAGAATCGGCTGCGCCAATCCCGGCGCCGACAAGTGGGCCTGGCCCGCCCACGGGGTGATCGACGACGTCCGGCTCTACTCGAGGGCGCTTGCTCCGGAAGAAATCCTCGAGCTTCGCCGCGTCGCCAGCCAGTGATCATGTCGCCGCGGACATGAGCGCGGCGTCCGTGGCTTCGGCGGCCGAAAGCTCCGCGGAAATCCGCCCCGCCCGGAACACGAGGATCCGGTCCGCCTCCCTCACCTCTTCCATCTCCGAGGAAATGAGGATGATCCCCGCCCCTTCGGCCGCCAGGCGCCGCACGAGCGCCCGGATTTCCGCCTTGGCTCCCACGTCGACCCCCTTCGTCGGCTCGTCGAGCACGAGCGCCCGCGGACGCGTGGCCGTCCACCGGCCCAGCACCACCTTCTGCTGATTCCCGCCGCTGAGCTCCGACACGGGCTGGTCCGGACCCGCGCACTTGAGACTCAGGCGCGCGACGGCCTCTTCGACCGCGGCGCGGTCCGCGCCCCGCGGGATCATCCCCCACCGGCCCATCCGCGGGAGCGACGCCAGAGACAGGTTCTCCGCCACCGTCATCGAGAGAATCAGCCCTTCGATCTTGCGATCCTCCGGAACCAGGCCGATTCCGAGCGCCACCGCCTCCCGCGGGGACCGGATCCGCACCCGGCGCCCCTCCACGAAAACCTCCCCCTCCTCGGCCGGATCGATCCCGAAAAGCGCCCGCGCCGTCTCGCTCCGGCCAGCGCCCACGAGGCCGAACCACCCCAGGACCTCGCCCCGACGGAGCGAAAAGTTCACATCCCGGAATCCTCTCCCTCCCAACCCCCGAACCTCCAGCACCGGCGGCCCGGCCGCAGCCTCGGACGGAACCGCCGCCCCCTCCCCCGCGCCCGCCGTCCCGGTCAGAAGCCGGACGATGTCTTCTTTTCCCGCCTCGGGAAACCGCAGCGTCCCGGCGACCTCGCCGTCCCGCAGCACGGTGGCCCGGTCGGCGATGGCCCGCACCTCCTTCAGGCGATGCGAGACGAAAAGAATCGTCACCCCGCGCGCCCGGAGCTTTCGGAGAATGCCGAAGAGCGCTTCCGCTTCGCCCTCCGACAGGCTCGCCGTGGGCTCGTCCAGCGCCAGCACCCGGGGCTCGAACGCCAGCGCGCGGGCGATCTGGACGAGCTGCTTGCGCGCCACGGACAGGCGCTCGACCGGAACGAGCGGATCGCACGCCAGTCCGAGTTCTCCCAACCGGCGGCGGGTCTCCTCGAGCATCGACGCCCGGGCCCCCCACCGCCGCCCCAGAAACAGATTCTCGACGATCGAAAGATTGCCGAAAAGCGTGGTTTCCTGCGGCACCAGCCCGATCCCCCGCTCGTGCGCCTCCCGAGGAGAGCGCGCCCGGAGCGGGCGTCCGTCGAGCAGAATCTCCCCCTCGTCCGGTTCCACGAGCCCCGCCAGGATCTTCAGCAGCGTGGACTTCCCCGCCCCGTTGGCCCCGAGCACGGCGTGAACCTCGCCGGCGACCGCGGAAAAGCTCACGCCGCGAAGGGCGCGGACCCCTCCGAAGCGCTTCGCGATCCCCCGGAATTCGATGGCCGGCGCCCCCGGCATCCGCTCAGGGCCTCCCGTACCGCTCAAGCCATCTCTTCTTGAACGCTTCGAGGTTTTCGCGCGTGACTTCCTCGAGCGTGCCGGCGATCCGTCCTCCCGGGCCGGCCGCCACGGACTTGCCGTCGGCCATGTCCTTGAGGAGCCGCACGCTCATCTCCCCCCAGCCCCAGAGATCCTGCGCCAGGAGCATCTGACACTTGCCGCTTTCCAGATACTGCCACGCCTTCGGAAGCGCGTCGCAGGAGACGACCTTCACGCGCGCGGGATCCACCGCGTCCAGACCCTTGTCCCCGAAGAGCGCCCAGCCGCCCACGAGCACCAGCCCCGCCAGATCCTTGTAGGTGTTCACGGCGTCGGCGATCTGCTGGATCGCCTTGTCCTGGCGGTCGTCGCACTTCAGGACGTCGATCACCCGGATCTCCGGAAAGTGCCGGGCGAAGCACTCCTGGGCGCCCTTGACCCGTTGCGCGAGGTTGGGCGCGTCGGTCCCCGTCTGGAGGATCACCTTGCCCTTTCCGAGGAGATTCCCCAGGAAGTGGGCGAGCCGCTCTCCGCACTCGAGGTCGTCCGTGCCGAAGAAGACCCGCCGCTTCGAAGAAGGCGCGTCCGAGTCGAACGTCATCACCGGAATGCCCCGCTCCACGGCGTAATCGATCGACCGCCGCAGCGCGTTCTCCTGATCGACCGAC encodes:
- a CDS encoding Gfo/Idh/MocA family oxidoreductase, which encodes MSKTTGFTAMAGPRAEKEAPRVGVGMLGYAFMGKAHSNAYKKIPYIMYPPVAIPELVAICGRDEKAVAEAARRYGYQGYYTDWRKMLEDDRIKLFDNGGPNDAHAEPCIEAAKAGKHVFCEKPLARTAEEAKTMLDAVRKYKVKHQCAFNYRFVPAVRQAYELVRSGKLGRIYHYRAVYLQEWIMPHYGTPLIWRLQKKVAGSGALGDLGAHIIDLGRFLVGEVKSVSALTRTFIEERPLPGGKGKGKVDVDDAFVAVLEFDNGAIGTVEATRFAAGRKNFNCFEINGEKGSIRFNLERLNELEVFWVGEEPKETQGFHSAMITEGYHPFISNWWPHGHIIGWEHAMVHEIHHLLDAIVNNKDVAPHGATFEDGYRCAVICDAILESAAKRKHVDVKY
- a CDS encoding DUF3568 family protein, which encodes MNARKALFPALLLGLTACRGMGIFGTEAAPRNGEAPANAAVRRYPRSTEDVWSAVAAAMQSLDLRIESDRHDALGGELVARRANDERVSVRARSLDEASTQVTVSVGAGDRNLAEIVQNHIGRHLGGAGVARTGFFGGSTLERSYDANVAKAVIAAERAAEELGLEITHRDIRDASAEVVARKAGVGPVLVRVETAARNGDARRNGDRAADAERGPVRVTFVAGTRRSEENEALLQDLRTSFERFLR
- a CDS encoding DUF1080 domain-containing protein produces the protein MIATLLMLALSAARQAGDEGWISLFNGKDLSGWKVSENPASARVEDGCLVVNGPRAHCFYVGEVRNHDFKDFEFKCEVLVKPGSNSGIYFHTAWQEKGWPEKGFEAQICSNDYKDPRKTGSLYAVKDLTESPVKDGEWFEYHILVKGRRVEIRLNGKTVNEWVQPDDYAPKQFKGRILSSGTFAFQCHDPKSEVRFRNIRVKPLD
- a CDS encoding LamG domain-containing protein, which codes for MGKSIVYCDGCGKSLPEDEFTRGKAHFVDERPFCVSCKPLPEPPPARPPTPSPLPKKIATSRISIPAAGTRRIPLPPRPARRPAARTIGIAAAAAVAGGMILVLALSGGSSRATPAPPPPAREPAPRPPSRDEAARAAVEELERLAASGSPDEILLACDRVRRTVEGTRYAPRLRQVEENALRRRAERRTDADRFLGQIRELIQADREFTRQAELEGMIAAALRTWPDRRGDIDLLRADYERRRAEAARRASLAGHWKFDDGGGDTATDASDYAHHARVLGGPQWTTGRIGGALRFDGKDDVVVLPGAAPLNRLQEGSFTLAAWFKALSEPTGPDGDNRSAYAIVVKQGWHEGLSYRPGRTFYAEHWLAGDVWVQTSASAPSFVPGAFFHVAMVVRRETGRLELYVDGILRGSASFTPGAPTRDYGATPWRIGCANPGADKWAWPAHGVIDDVRLYSRALAPEEILELRRVASQ
- a CDS encoding sugar ABC transporter ATP-binding protein, encoding MSGTGGPERMPGAPAIEFRGIAKRFGGVRALRGVSFSAVAGEVHAVLGANGAGKSTLLKILAGLVEPDEGEILLDGRPLRARSPREAHERGIGLVPQETTLFGNLSIVENLFLGRRWGARASMLEETRRRLGELGLACDPLVPVERLSVARKQLVQIARALAFEPRVLALDEPTASLSEGEAEALFGILRKLRARGVTILFVSHRLKEVRAIADRATVLRDGEVAGTLRFPEAGKEDIVRLLTGTAGAGEGAAVPSEAAAGPPVLEVRGLGGRGFRDVNFSLRRGEVLGWFGLVGAGRSETARALFGIDPAEEGEVFVEGRRVRIRSPREAVALGIGLVPEDRKIEGLILSMTVAENLSLASLPRMGRWGMIPRGADRAAVEEAVARLSLKCAGPDQPVSELSGGNQQKVVLGRWTATRPRALVLDEPTKGVDVGAKAEIRALVRRLAAEGAGIILISSEMEEVREADRILVFRAGRISAELSAAEATDAALMSAAT
- a CDS encoding substrate-binding domain-containing protein; translated protein: MRNMVLACAVVLGAVAGCDSGGNSGKGRGYRFAIVPKMLSNDVFNYGRIAAEKTAREIEAREGCRIEILWQAPEDSDPARQAALVRELADQGVSGISVSVDQENALRRSIDYAVERGIPVMTFDSDAPSSKRRVFFGTDDLECGERLAHFLGNLLGKGKVILQTGTDAPNLAQRVKGAQECFARHFPEIRVIDVLKCDDRQDKAIQQIADAVNTYKDLAGLVLVGGWALFGDKGLDAVDPARVKVVSCDALPKAWQYLESGKCQMLLAQDLWGWGEMSVRLLKDMADGKSVAAGPGGRIAGTLEEVTRENLEAFKKRWLERYGRP